In Opitutales bacterium, the sequence GTGTTGGCTGCAGCATGAAATACGATATCAATGTCTTCAGGAACACCCGCTTCAAGCGAATCAAAATCAGTAACATCGCCAATAACACCAATCACGTCCTTCCTATTTAGATAAGTCAGGTCAGAGGTGCTTCTGTGTAGAGCATAAACCTTCCATCCACATTTCAATAGTTGGTCTATAAGATTAAGTCCAAGAAATCCTGTTGAACCTGTAACAAATGCTGACTTTTTCATAATTTAATTCTCGGCGGCATTAAATTAGAAAAATCAGTTTCCGTAAAAAGGTGCATCGGGATCTAAGAACAGCTCTCTATACTCCGAGTAATCCTTATTAAGGGCATCCTCACTCAAACCATATTGTTCAAGATTGTATTTATTCCTCCCACGTTTATCCTTTTTATTTGAACTAAAAAAGACCCTCACTTCCTCAATTTCTTCTTCGCTAAGATTAAGATTTATCTGATCAAAAATCTCTTTTGCCAGCGCTACTGGATCTTTTATTAACCGAGAATACCGAACGTGAATAACACGCGTTGAAGTATTTTTCTTTGCAAACTCAATAGCTCTGGAAGCAAACGTTTGCGATTTGTGGTTGTTCGCATCTACTGACGCTTTCCAATCCAGGCGATCCGTCGACATTCCCTGCGAAGATGTCACTAGCTTACACTCACTAGGAATAATTTCCTTCGGCTCCCGATGCGTTTGTACTATAGTCGCTTCAGGAAAAACCTTAGCCAATGACGGCAGCCAAGCAAGATGATGAGGACACTTTAGAACTAAGCGCTTGTCGGGATGACGCATCTGCTGTAGTTGAAGCACCCTGCGATAGGTTTTATAGCTCTCATCCATGTCTTGGTCGAGACACCACTTGAGGTAGCTATAGGTTGATCCGGTCGCCCAATAAATCAATGAGTGGATATCTAGACGCATTCCAAAATTACACTCATCGGGTAATCCCGGTCGTATGTAGTGTATCGCGTCCATTCCATAACGCTTACTCAATACTTTCCATCCATAGAATAACCCTTCGGCGTTCAACTTACTAAATCTCCCTCCATTCGGAAAAAAAAGTCGATATAGGGGCATCGCAGCGGTCTTCGATGGCGACGATAGCAAACGATGAAGGAAAGTAGTCCCCGATCTAGGCATACCCGTCACAAAAATCGGCGCATTGAGTGGTTGCTGATCCAACTCCGGTTGCCTTTCGAACCGGTCATTTATTAGCAATAGTTGCGATAGTCCAGTATTGAGCAGATTTGCGAAATTAACCCTACCAAACCAATGAAGATTTGCCTCATCTCGCACCGATCGGCAAAGAACTTCTAAAGCCGTGCCAATGCGCGAGGACAAATTAGCTTGTAACCCTGTTTTCCTCTGTGCGCGTGCAGTTAAGCTCTCAGGATCCAGTTTTGGGCTTAATGAGGTAAATTCCTTTGCAAGAGTTGAAGGCACCTGTAGCCAAAGTGGCAATGGCTGCTGTGTAAAAGGCGAAGGAAGGTCTATGGATGTATCTTCAATTCTCATTTACAATTGGCTCCGATGAAAACTGAGTGATTTGCTAAACAGCTGTTGAGACATATCACAACCACTCAAGCAGCAAAGATACCATGTCATTTAATGGAATGCACAAACTGCCCCTTCGACACAAACTTGTTACATTTTTTGCCATTTATTCAGCTAGGGGTAATTCAACCTGTCCAGATCGACAGAGATTCTAGACCCCGATAAAAAGCGGTCGTTCAAGACTCATGATGCTATCAACGCCCCACTTTGAAAGGTAATCGAGGGTATCTTTAGAGATTTATGACGCTGACACACGAGGATACTCAACTAACTTGATTTACGATGCAACTTTTTCACGAAGAGACGAGTCGGGTGACGGTGATTGCTGAACTGTCGGCGAATCATAACCACAGCTATGCCCGCGCCGCTGACTTGGTCAAAGCTGCCATCGATGCCGGCGCGGATGCCATCAAGGTTCAGACCTATACTGCAGATACCATCACCCTCGATTCAGATCGCCCAGAATTTCGTATCGATCAGGGGACCCTTTGGGATGGGCGCAGGCTCTATGAGCTCTATGAGGAAGCGCACATGCCTTGGGAGTGGCAACCCGAGCTGATGAAACTCTGCACAGATCTGGGTGCACCCCTATTTTCCAGCCCCTTTGATCTCAGTGCAGTCGCGTTTTTGGAATCCTTAGATTGGCCAGCTTATAAAATAGCCTCTCCAGAGATCGTAGATCGCGCCTTGATCGAAGCCTGTGCCGCGACCAATAAGCCAATGATCCTGTCCACCGGCATGGCATCCCTAGATGAAATCGATGA encodes:
- a CDS encoding sulfotransferase produces the protein MRIEDTSIDLPSPFTQQPLPLWLQVPSTLAKEFTSLSPKLDPESLTARAQRKTGLQANLSSRIGTALEVLCRSVRDEANLHWFGRVNFANLLNTGLSQLLLINDRFERQPELDQQPLNAPIFVTGMPRSGTTFLHRLLSSPSKTAAMPLYRLFFPNGGRFSKLNAEGLFYGWKVLSKRYGMDAIHYIRPGLPDECNFGMRLDIHSLIYWATGSTYSYLKWCLDQDMDESYKTYRRVLQLQQMRHPDKRLVLKCPHHLAWLPSLAKVFPEATIVQTHREPKEIIPSECKLVTSSQGMSTDRLDWKASVDANNHKSQTFASRAIEFAKKNTSTRVIHVRYSRLIKDPVALAKEIFDQINLNLSEEEIEEVRVFFSSNKKDKRGRNKYNLEQYGLSEDALNKDYSEYRELFLDPDAPFYGN